A genomic stretch from Candidatus Schekmanbacteria bacterium includes:
- a CDS encoding coproporphyrinogen III oxidase, producing the protein MPEKTNSEAENFIAGLKKKAIDAITSLNGSAWRSRTWDHKGPAPKDTEKIEYTYRHEVNASRGEVFEKATVSEIFIDWPKAAKTLVDMKLASPSEPVSVRVLQIEIFPTSSILPMGHFNLERFYAGKNMMMANMDVFPAATPKEDVDALRNKMAEVAKKYGKDQWELSKGLAEQYNMEGWQYPLAARAGFQFKMLPLEENFPVVRDGAETFFNGYIEIVKKLKDLRYSTDDDVLKNEMRTHWLEYSLMKDGAVKMGRERGHPFEALRWMGLPPTVHY; encoded by the coding sequence ATGCCTGAAAAAACTAACTCGGAAGCGGAAAATTTTATCGCCGGGCTAAAAAAGAAAGCGATAGATGCCATTACAAGCCTGAATGGCTCAGCCTGGCGGTCAAGGACATGGGATCATAAGGGCCCTGCTCCGAAAGACACGGAAAAGATAGAATACACCTACCGTCACGAAGTGAATGCATCAAGGGGAGAGGTCTTCGAAAAAGCTACGGTGTCTGAAATCTTCATAGACTGGCCAAAAGCGGCAAAGACCCTTGTGGATATGAAACTTGCATCACCTTCCGAGCCGGTTAGCGTACGCGTACTTCAAATTGAGATCTTCCCGACTTCTTCCATCCTGCCAATGGGACATTTCAATCTCGAACGTTTCTATGCGGGAAAAAATATGATGATGGCAAACATGGATGTTTTCCCAGCTGCCACTCCCAAAGAAGATGTGGATGCTTTAAGAAATAAAATGGCTGAGGTGGCAAAAAAATACGGAAAAGACCAGTGGGAGCTGAGCAAGGGGCTTGCGGAACAATACAACATGGAAGGATGGCAGTATCCGCTTGCAGCAAGAGCCGGTTTCCAGTTTAAGATGCTCCCTCTTGAGGAAAATTTCCCAGTTGTAAGGGATGGAGCAGAGACATTTTTCAACGGCTATATTGAAATAGTAAAAAAATTAAAGGACCTCCGGTACAGCACAGATGATGATGTTCTTAAGAATGAGATGCGCACACACTGGCTTGAATATTCATTAATGAAAGACGGCGCAGTAAAGATGGGAAGGGAAAGGGGACATCCCTTTGAAGCCTTGCGCTGGATGGGACTGCCGCCGACCGTGCATTATTAA